A single Chaetodon trifascialis isolate fChaTrf1 chromosome 18, fChaTrf1.hap1, whole genome shotgun sequence DNA region contains:
- the myl12.1 gene encoding myosin, light chain 12, genome duplicate 1 has translation MSSKRAKGKTTKKRPQRATSNVFAMFDQSQIQEFKEAFNMIDQNRDGFVDKEDLHDMLASLGKNPTDEYLEAMMMEAPGPINFTMFLTMFGEKLNGTDPEDVIRNAFACFDEEGTGFIQEDYLRELLTTMGDRFTDEEVDELFREAPIDKKNNFNYVEFTRILKHGAKDKDD, from the exons atgtcgAGCAAAAGGGCTAAGGGAAAGACCACGAAGAAGCGCCCTCAGCGCGCCACTTCCAATGTCTTCGCCATGTTTGACCAGTCTCAGATTCAGGAGTTCAAGGAGGCCTTCAACATGATTGACCAGAACCGTGATGGGTTTGTGGACAAAGAGGACCTTCACGACATGCTCGCTTCACTGG GAAAAAATCCAACTGATGAGTACCTGGAGGCCATGATGATGGAGGCTCCTGGACCCATTAACTTCACCATGTTCCTCACCATGTTTGGGGAGAAGCTCAATGGCACAGACCCTGAGGATGTGATCAGAAATGCATTTGCTTGCTTCGATGAGGAGGGGACAG GATTCATCCAGGAAGATTACCTCAGAGAGCTGCTCACAACAATGGGCGACCGGTTTACAGACGAGGAGGTGGACGAGCTCTTTAGGGAGGCCCCCAttgacaagaaaaacaacttcaACTATGTGGAGTTCACACGCATCCTAAAGCACGGTGCCAAGGATAAGGACGATTAA